The following coding sequences lie in one Primulina huaijiensis isolate GDHJ02 chromosome 2, ASM1229523v2, whole genome shotgun sequence genomic window:
- the LOC140965053 gene encoding actin-related protein 7-like, with amino-acid sequence MEAVVVDAGSKLLKAGFAVPDHPPSTVISTQMKQVPEDDSSADPFLFENKTVDPVVRGFVNDWDAMEDLLKDVFYTGLGWEMGNEGQVLFTDPLATPKAIREQLVQIMYENFNISGFYASEQAVLSLYAVGRISGCTVDIGHGKTDIASVIEGAVQHISSRRFEIGGMDLTNLFAQELGKSNPLVNLSISECEKLKEHYACCAEYAASYDQFQHDCPEERHTLPDGQAIREQLVQMMFENFNISGFYASEQAVLSLYAVGCISGCTVDIGHGKTDIASVIEGAVQHNLQEDLKSGEWI; translated from the exons ATGGAGGCGGTGGTGGTGGACGCTGGTTCTAAGCTGCTCAAAGCCGGGTTTGCTGTTCCGGATCATCCTCCTTCTACG GTAATCTCGACTCAAATGAAACAAGTACCTGAAGATGATTCCTCGGCAGATCCTTTCTTGTTTGAGAACAAAACTGTTGATCCAGTTGTCCGAGGATTTGTCAACGACTGGGATGCGATGGAAGATCTATTAAAGGATGTGTTTTATACTGGGCTAGGGTGGGAGATGGGCAATGAAGGACAAGTTTTATTTACTGATCCACTTGCAACTCCTAAG GCCATTAGAGAGCAATTGGTCCAAATAATGTATGAGAATTTCAACATCTCAGGCTTTTATGCATCTGAGCAAGCAGTGCTATCACTATATGCTGTTGGACGTATCTCAGGTTGCACCGTTGATATTGGCCATGGCAAGACCG ATATTGCATCAGTAATTGAAGGTGCTGTTCAGCATATATCTTCAAGAAGATTTGAAATCGGGGGAATGgatttaactaatttatttgcTCAAGAGCTTGGGAAATCTAATCCACTTGTTAACCTTAGTATCTCTGAATGTGAAAAATTAAAGGAGCACTATGCATGCTGTGCTGAGTATGCTGCTTCTTATGATCAATTTCAGCATGACTGCCCTGAGGAGCGACATACTCTTCCTGATGGACAG GCCATTAGAGAGCAATTGGTCCAAATGATGTTTGAGAATTTCAACATCTCAGGCTTTTATGCATCTGAGCAAGCAGTGCTATCATTATATGCTGTTGGATGTATCTCAGGTTGCACCGTGGATATTGGCCATGGCAAGACCG ATATTGCATCAGTAATTGAAGGTGCTGTTCAGCATAATCTTCAAGAAGATTTGAAATCGGGGGAATGGATTTAA